In one window of Kitasatospora sp. MMS16-BH015 DNA:
- a CDS encoding MoxR family ATPase, which produces MPKHSSTQLELADELLTLLRAAGTEPRADIQLEALTLAVAADLPVLLRGEPGIGKTAALNQLAEALGLPLTTVIASVHEPSDFSGLPVIGEDPAQQGVPLAPPDWAVRLVRAGRGLLFLDELSTAPPAVQAALLRLVLERRIGALQLPPGVRIVAAANPRASAADGWELSPPLANRFVHLPWVHDPEVVVRGLGGTWPKAVLPRLDPDRLTEAVAHARRGVCGLLTARPTLVHRLPENETRRGGPWPSPRSWEMTLRLTAFAEAAGAGRDVLSLLVRGTVGDGPGLEYLSHLDRMDLPDPETLLADPAAAVLPERGDLQQTALDGVVAAVRNRLDEQRWDAAWALLARAAATGAPDVVVVPATTLASLRKPHWTVPPVIEQLAGAVTLSLEADRAATRVAAAEAGRAAETARAAEAARLAGFAR; this is translated from the coding sequence ATGCCCAAGCACAGCTCCACCCAACTCGAGCTGGCCGACGAACTGTTGACGCTCCTGCGAGCCGCCGGCACCGAACCCCGGGCCGACATCCAGCTGGAGGCGCTGACCCTGGCCGTCGCCGCCGACCTGCCCGTGCTGCTGCGGGGCGAGCCCGGCATCGGCAAGACCGCCGCGCTCAACCAGCTCGCCGAGGCCCTCGGCCTGCCGCTCACCACCGTGATCGCCAGCGTGCACGAACCCTCCGACTTCTCCGGCCTGCCCGTGATCGGCGAGGACCCGGCCCAGCAGGGCGTCCCGCTCGCTCCGCCGGACTGGGCCGTCCGCCTGGTCCGGGCCGGGCGCGGCCTGCTGTTCCTGGACGAGCTCTCCACCGCCCCACCGGCCGTGCAGGCGGCCCTGCTGCGGCTGGTGCTCGAACGCCGGATCGGCGCGCTGCAACTGCCCCCGGGCGTCAGGATCGTGGCGGCAGCCAACCCGCGCGCCTCGGCCGCGGACGGCTGGGAGTTGAGCCCGCCGCTGGCCAACCGGTTCGTCCACCTGCCCTGGGTGCACGACCCCGAGGTGGTGGTCCGCGGCCTCGGCGGCACCTGGCCCAAGGCCGTGCTGCCCCGGCTCGACCCCGACCGGCTGACGGAGGCGGTCGCCCACGCCCGCCGCGGCGTGTGCGGGCTGCTCACCGCCCGCCCCACCCTGGTGCACCGCCTGCCCGAGAACGAGACCCGCCGGGGCGGCCCCTGGCCGTCGCCCCGCAGCTGGGAGATGACGCTCCGGCTGACCGCCTTCGCCGAGGCCGCCGGGGCCGGCCGGGACGTGCTCTCCCTGCTGGTCCGGGGGACGGTCGGCGACGGGCCCGGCCTGGAGTACCTCAGCCACCTGGACCGGATGGACCTGCCCGACCCGGAGACCCTGCTCGCGGACCCGGCCGCCGCCGTGCTGCCCGAGCGCGGTGACCTGCAGCAGACCGCCCTGGACGGCGTGGTGGCCGCCGTCCGGAACCGGCTGGACGAGCAGCGCTGGGACGCGGCCTGGGCCCTGCTGGCCCGCGCCGCCGCCACCGGAGCCCCGGACGTGGTGGTCGTGCCCGCCACCACCCTGGCCAGCCTGCGCAAGCCGCACTGGACCGTCCCGCCCGTGATCGAGCAGCTCGCCGGGGCCGTCACCCTCTCCCTCGAGGCCGACCGGGCGGCCACCCGGGTGGCCGCCGCCGAGGCGGGCAGGGCCGCCGAAACCGCCCGCGCGGCCGAGGCCGCCCGCCTCGCGGGGTTCGCCCGATGA
- a CDS encoding VWA-like domain-containing protein, translated as MTPPSSLRPRPLPAPPPRRPTAPGTVPAPGTGAPKVPPPTDILHPGDRAKLLAARLQAARARPYLATALFALHLVESSRVPTMAVDRYWRCYASPLFVAQRSVEELAAIWVHEVSHLLRDHHGRSDRYARSRGLSGPGERLRMNIAADCEINDDVYGDGLAEPADIVLPGQLGLAEDRLMEEYLDRFGLGRFTDRFAWLDCGSGADGVEREWELGPHGAHGLSEQERDAVRFRVAEGITGRPGSAPSGWRRWAEEAFHPPQPWRELLGAAVRSAAAGQGAGEDYSYGRPSRRAAGIPGVVLPSLRRRPPRVAVVIDTSGSVSDAELGSALLEVAAISRAVGGARDRVTVIPCDAAAPAVHALCRAEGIPLVGGGGTDLRAGFRRALRGNPRPDVVVALTDGQTPWPAERPPCRTVVGLFPRPIAYTEQDPDYVPDRPPGWARVVEIDGR; from the coding sequence ATGACCCCACCCAGCAGCCTCCGTCCCCGACCCCTGCCCGCACCACCCCCGCGCCGCCCGACCGCCCCCGGTACCGTCCCCGCCCCGGGCACCGGTGCACCAAAGGTCCCGCCGCCCACCGACATCCTGCACCCGGGTGACCGGGCCAAGCTCCTCGCCGCCCGCCTCCAGGCGGCCCGGGCCCGGCCCTACCTCGCCACCGCGCTGTTCGCCCTGCACCTGGTGGAGTCCAGCCGCGTCCCCACCATGGCCGTGGACCGCTACTGGCGCTGCTACGCCTCCCCGCTGTTCGTCGCGCAGCGGTCGGTGGAGGAGCTGGCGGCGATCTGGGTGCACGAGGTCTCGCACCTGCTCCGCGACCACCACGGCCGCAGCGACCGCTACGCCCGCTCGCGCGGGCTGAGCGGCCCGGGCGAGCGGCTGCGGATGAACATCGCCGCCGACTGCGAGATCAACGACGACGTGTACGGCGACGGGCTGGCCGAGCCCGCCGACATCGTGCTGCCGGGCCAGCTCGGGCTGGCCGAGGACCGGTTGATGGAGGAGTACCTCGACCGGTTCGGGCTCGGCCGGTTCACCGACCGCTTCGCCTGGCTGGACTGCGGGAGCGGCGCCGACGGCGTGGAGCGGGAGTGGGAGCTCGGACCGCACGGCGCCCACGGGCTGAGCGAGCAGGAGCGGGACGCGGTGCGGTTCCGGGTGGCCGAGGGCATCACCGGCCGGCCGGGCAGCGCGCCGAGCGGGTGGCGGCGGTGGGCGGAGGAGGCGTTCCACCCGCCGCAGCCCTGGCGGGAGCTGCTGGGCGCGGCCGTCCGCTCGGCGGCGGCCGGCCAGGGGGCGGGGGAGGACTACAGCTACGGCCGCCCGTCCCGGCGGGCCGCCGGGATCCCCGGGGTGGTGCTGCCGAGCCTGCGGCGGCGGCCGCCCAGGGTGGCGGTGGTGATCGACACCTCCGGGTCGGTCAGCGACGCCGAGCTGGGCAGCGCGCTGCTCGAGGTGGCCGCGATCTCCCGGGCGGTCGGCGGGGCCCGCGACCGGGTGACGGTGATCCCGTGCGACGCGGCCGCCCCGGCCGTCCACGCGCTCTGCCGGGCCGAGGGCATCCCGCTGGTCGGCGGGGGCGGCACCGACCTGCGGGCCGGCTTCCGCCGGGCCCTGCGCGGCAACCCCCGCCCGGACGTGGTGGTCGCGCTGACCGACGGCCAGACCCCCTGGCCCGCCGAGCGGCCGCCCTGCCGGACGGTGGTCGGCCTCTTCCCCCGCCCGATCGCCTACACCGAGCAGGACCCGGACTACGTCCCGGACCGGCCGCCCGGCTGGGCCCGGGTGGTGGAGATCGACGGCAGGTGA
- a CDS encoding NAD(P)-dependent oxidoreductase translates to MQQHTAVIGLGAMGAAVARRLLDQGHRVTVWNRTAARATALVEAGAVLAPTPAEAGRGAAAVIVAVTDPAALREVTEGPEGLAAGVAPGTVVLQLSTVSPAAVASLAEVLPPGAELLDAPVLGSGAEAATGKLRLLVGGPAETYARSLPLLAVLGTPLHTGPLGTGTAAKLVANNAMFGVLGLLGESLALGSALGLPPEALYEVLAVTPLAEQAARRRPAIEAGTYPPRFALPLARKDADLVAEAAGAAGLGLPLTETTRAWLATAEAAGHADRDYTAVLAHIIHSTSEARP, encoded by the coding sequence ATGCAGCAACACACCGCCGTGATCGGCCTCGGCGCGATGGGCGCCGCCGTCGCGCGGCGCCTGCTGGACCAGGGCCACCGGGTCACGGTCTGGAACCGCACCGCCGCCCGCGCCACCGCCCTGGTCGAGGCGGGCGCCGTCCTCGCGCCCACCCCCGCCGAGGCGGGCCGCGGCGCGGCGGCGGTGATCGTGGCGGTCACCGACCCGGCCGCGCTGCGCGAGGTCACCGAGGGCCCCGAGGGGCTCGCGGCCGGGGTCGCCCCGGGCACCGTGGTGCTTCAGCTCTCCACCGTCTCGCCCGCCGCCGTGGCCAGCCTCGCCGAGGTGCTCCCGCCCGGCGCCGAGCTGCTGGACGCCCCGGTGCTCGGCAGCGGCGCCGAGGCGGCCACCGGCAAGCTGCGGCTGCTGGTCGGCGGGCCGGCCGAGACGTACGCCCGCAGCCTGCCGCTGCTCGCAGTGCTCGGCACGCCCCTGCACACCGGCCCGCTCGGCACCGGGACGGCCGCCAAGCTGGTGGCCAACAACGCGATGTTCGGCGTGCTCGGCCTGCTCGGCGAGTCGCTCGCCCTGGGCAGCGCGCTCGGCCTGCCGCCGGAGGCACTGTACGAGGTGCTGGCCGTCACCCCGCTGGCCGAACAGGCCGCCCGCCGCCGCCCGGCGATCGAGGCCGGCACGTACCCGCCCCGGTTCGCCCTCCCGCTGGCCCGCAAAGACGCCGACCTGGTGGCCGAGGCCGCCGGTGCGGCCGGCCTCGGCCTGCCGCTCACCGAGACCACCCGGGCCTGGCTGGCCACCGCCGAGGCGGCCGGCCACGCCGACCGGGACTACACCGCCGTCCTGGCCCACATCATCCACAGCACCTCGGAGGCCCGCCCGTGA
- a CDS encoding metallophosphoesterase: MTVVIAHLSDTHLDGGPRSAERTRAVLRYLDGLPYDLDLVLVTGDVADHATPEEYAQARELLASRHPVLIGPGNHDGRAAFRRHLLGLPESSAPVDQVHRGEGFVLALCDSSVPGRHEGRLEPATVDWLAGVLAETPAELPVLVAFHHPPVELHTPYVDPIRLLDPEPLAALATRHPNLVAFLCGHAHTAAATTFAGRPLLVAPGVVSTLRLPWEPQEGPEHHVHLDLPPAVAFHLLEPDGRLTTHFRAVPVPGS; the protein is encoded by the coding sequence GTGACCGTCGTCATCGCCCACCTGAGCGACACCCACCTCGACGGCGGCCCGCGCAGCGCCGAGCGCACCCGGGCGGTGCTGCGCTACCTGGACGGCCTCCCGTACGACCTCGACCTGGTGCTGGTCACCGGGGACGTGGCCGACCACGCCACCCCCGAGGAGTACGCGCAGGCGCGCGAGCTGCTCGCCTCCCGGCACCCGGTGCTGATCGGCCCGGGCAACCACGACGGGCGGGCCGCCTTCCGCCGCCACCTGCTCGGGCTGCCGGAGTCGTCGGCGCCGGTCGACCAGGTGCACCGGGGGGAGGGGTTCGTGCTGGCGCTCTGCGACTCCTCGGTGCCCGGGCGCCACGAGGGCCGGCTGGAGCCGGCGACGGTGGACTGGCTGGCCGGGGTGCTGGCCGAGACGCCCGCCGAGCTACCGGTGCTGGTCGCCTTCCACCACCCGCCGGTGGAGCTGCACACCCCGTACGTGGACCCGATCCGCCTGCTCGACCCGGAGCCGCTGGCCGCACTGGCCACTCGCCACCCCAATCTGGTGGCCTTCCTCTGCGGCCACGCCCACACCGCCGCGGCCACCACCTTCGCGGGCCGCCCGCTGCTGGTCGCACCCGGCGTGGTCAGCACCCTGCGGCTGCCCTGGGAGCCGCAGGAGGGCCCGGAGCACCACGTCCACCTCGACCTGCCGCCGGCCGTCGCCTTCCACCTGCTGGAGCCCGACGGCCGCCTCACCACCCACTTCCGGGCGGTGCCGGTGCCCGGCTCCTGA
- a CDS encoding MFS transporter, which produces MNATPSGRTPAGATASAAAPGAEQERAAERRRMRALAVCLLVGFMSLLDVSIVNVALPSIEQGLGASEADLAWVVSGYALTFGLTLVPAGVLGDLWGRRTAFLTGLALFTVASAACGLAPTALTLVIARLVQGAASGLLGPQISGLIQEMFTGPARARAFGYFGTTVGIATAAGPLAGGLLINAAGASDGWRWVFFVNLPIGVVAFLLALRLIPHSGRRLAAAEGARGRIDWVGVLLLGAGLLAILLPMVQEQQWKSAAKWWLIPLGVLFLAGFALWERGRALPLVDLSLFSIRCYRYGALLGMLYFAGFTTIFFIFTLYLQRGLGYSALEAGAAITPFALGSAVSAAFGGRLVSEHGRTVVIVGLVGVIAGTGLSALAVHLVPGQNAAYATAAPLLLAGVGSGLVIAPNLSLALSRVPIERAGTAGGVIQTAQRLGTATGVACVSAVFFAHLADTGSWSGAFQLGVLVAIAFELCALVCAVADARSRDRN; this is translated from the coding sequence ATGAACGCCACCCCGTCCGGCCGCACTCCCGCCGGAGCGACCGCCTCGGCGGCCGCCCCGGGCGCCGAGCAGGAGCGGGCCGCCGAGCGCCGCCGGATGCGGGCCCTGGCGGTCTGCCTGCTGGTCGGCTTCATGAGCCTGCTCGACGTGTCGATCGTCAACGTCGCGCTGCCCTCGATCGAGCAGGGCCTCGGGGCCAGCGAGGCCGACCTGGCCTGGGTGGTCTCCGGCTACGCGCTCACCTTCGGCCTCACCCTGGTGCCCGCCGGGGTGCTGGGCGACCTCTGGGGCCGCCGGACGGCCTTCCTGACCGGCCTGGCGCTCTTCACCGTCGCCTCGGCGGCCTGCGGCCTGGCACCCACCGCGCTGACCCTGGTGATCGCCCGGCTGGTCCAAGGCGCGGCCAGCGGTCTGCTCGGGCCGCAGATCTCCGGGCTGATCCAGGAGATGTTCACCGGCCCGGCCCGGGCCCGCGCCTTCGGGTACTTCGGCACCACCGTCGGCATCGCCACCGCCGCCGGCCCGCTGGCGGGCGGCCTGCTGATCAACGCCGCCGGGGCCTCGGACGGCTGGCGCTGGGTGTTCTTCGTCAACCTCCCGATCGGGGTGGTGGCTTTCCTGCTGGCCCTGCGGCTGATCCCGCACAGCGGCCGGCGGCTGGCCGCCGCCGAGGGCGCCCGGGGCCGGATCGACTGGGTCGGGGTGCTGCTGCTCGGCGCCGGGCTGCTGGCGATCCTGCTGCCGATGGTGCAGGAGCAGCAGTGGAAGAGCGCGGCCAAGTGGTGGCTGATCCCGCTGGGGGTGCTGTTCCTGGCCGGCTTCGCGCTCTGGGAGCGGGGCCGGGCGCTGCCGCTGGTGGACCTCTCGCTGTTCTCGATCCGCTGCTACCGGTACGGCGCGCTGCTGGGGATGCTCTACTTCGCGGGGTTCACCACGATCTTCTTCATCTTCACCCTCTACCTCCAGCGCGGCCTCGGCTACAGCGCCCTGGAGGCGGGGGCCGCGATCACCCCGTTCGCGCTCGGCTCGGCCGTCTCGGCCGCCTTCGGCGGGCGGCTGGTCAGCGAGCACGGCCGCACCGTGGTGATCGTCGGGTTGGTCGGGGTGATCGCCGGCACCGGCCTGTCCGCGCTGGCCGTGCACCTGGTGCCCGGTCAGAACGCCGCGTACGCCACCGCCGCGCCCCTGCTGCTGGCGGGAGTCGGCTCGGGCCTGGTGATCGCGCCCAACCTCAGCCTGGCGCTCTCCCGGGTGCCGATCGAGCGGGCCGGCACGGCCGGCGGCGTCATCCAGACGGCCCAACGGCTGGGCACCGCCACCGGGGTGGCCTGCGTCAGCGCCGTCTTCTTCGCCCACCTGGCCGACACCGGCAGCTGGTCCGGCGCGTTCCAGCTGGGCGTCCTGGTGGCGATCGCCTTCGAACTCTGCGCGCTGGTCTGCGCCGTGGCCGACGCCCGCAGCCGCGACCGGAACTGA
- a CDS encoding DUF5709 domain-containing protein, with amino-acid sequence MTDWDDQDAPPAEDDGVLEPSDSLLTDRLDDDPLDTGIVTANRYRASLAFGTTAAEARRGESLDQLLAEEEPDEPAESVDDRWADGPSPRAGRLVRDSSDTIGFDLGPDGGAASAEEAAVHLTDADRDAAAVLDDGGPDETLNEAVGYAVLDDLGDAGHDEYR; translated from the coding sequence ATGACTGACTGGGACGACCAGGACGCGCCCCCGGCCGAGGACGACGGCGTGTTGGAGCCGTCCGACTCCCTGCTCACCGACCGGCTGGACGACGATCCGCTGGACACCGGGATCGTCACCGCCAACCGCTACCGGGCCTCGCTCGCCTTCGGCACCACGGCCGCGGAGGCCCGCCGGGGCGAGTCGCTGGACCAGCTGCTGGCCGAGGAGGAGCCGGACGAGCCCGCGGAGTCGGTGGACGACCGCTGGGCGGACGGGCCCTCTCCCCGGGCCGGCCGGCTCGTCCGGGACTCCTCCGACACCATCGGCTTCGACCTGGGCCCGGACGGCGGCGCGGCCAGCGCCGAGGAGGCCGCCGTGCACCTCACCGACGCCGACCGGGACGCGGCCGCCGTGCTCGACGACGGCGGCCCGGACGAGACCCTGAACGAGGCGGTCGGCTACGCCGTCCTCGACGACCTGGGCGACGCCGGGCACGACGAGTACCGCTGA
- a CDS encoding TIGR01777 family oxidoreductase — protein sequence MKIVLPGGTGHVGRLLERAWTAAGHQVTVLTRQPVRPNEVGWNGRGPGRWLETVDGSDLVVNLAGRSVNCRYNQANVQEMWDSRIHSTEAIGRAIAIADRPPKLWLQMSTATIYAHRFDAPNDEDTGLLGGAEPDVPSYWSSSVGLARAWERTQQLADTPYTRKVALRTSMVMSHEPGGAFEALLRLTRLGLGGPVAGGRQYMSWIHGEDFVRALDFLVEHPELTGPVNLAAPAPLPYREFVRELRHAAGVPFGLPATRWMAELGALAARSDTELLLKSRRVTPGRLLAAGFSFTHPHWPGAAAALVRQTRADRVVRAVGQPREPLRSSV from the coding sequence ATGAAGATCGTGCTGCCCGGGGGCACCGGGCATGTGGGCAGGCTGCTCGAACGGGCCTGGACGGCCGCCGGTCACCAGGTGACCGTGCTGACCAGGCAGCCGGTGCGGCCCAACGAGGTGGGCTGGAACGGGCGCGGGCCCGGGCGCTGGCTGGAGACCGTGGACGGCAGCGACCTGGTGGTCAACCTGGCCGGGCGCAGCGTCAACTGCCGCTACAACCAGGCCAACGTCCAGGAGATGTGGGACTCCCGGATCCACTCCACCGAGGCGATCGGCCGGGCGATCGCGATCGCCGACCGGCCGCCGAAGCTCTGGCTCCAGATGAGCACCGCGACCATCTACGCCCACCGCTTCGACGCCCCCAACGACGAGGACACCGGCCTGCTGGGCGGCGCCGAGCCGGACGTGCCCTCGTACTGGTCGAGCAGCGTCGGGCTGGCCCGGGCCTGGGAGCGCACCCAGCAGCTGGCCGACACCCCGTACACCCGCAAGGTGGCGCTGCGCACCTCGATGGTGATGAGCCACGAGCCGGGCGGGGCCTTCGAGGCGCTGCTGCGGCTCACCCGGCTGGGCCTGGGCGGGCCGGTGGCGGGCGGTCGGCAGTACATGTCCTGGATCCACGGCGAGGACTTCGTCCGCGCCCTCGACTTCCTGGTCGAGCACCCCGAGCTCACCGGCCCGGTCAACCTGGCCGCCCCCGCTCCCCTGCCCTACCGCGAGTTCGTCCGCGAGCTGCGGCACGCGGCGGGCGTGCCGTTCGGCCTGCCGGCCACCCGCTGGATGGCCGAGCTCGGCGCGCTGGCCGCCCGCTCGGACACCGAACTGCTCCTGAAGAGCCGCCGGGTGACGCCCGGGCGGCTGCTGGCGGCCGGCTTCTCCTTCACCCACCCGCACTGGCCGGGCGCCGCCGCCGCGCTCGTCCGCCAGACCCGGGCGGACCGCGTGGTGCGGGCCGTCGGGCAGCCGCGGGAGCCGCTACGCAGCAGCGTCTGA
- a CDS encoding MarR family winged helix-turn-helix transcriptional regulator: MPPDPLTSEVAGLFAAISRRYARESEAAAAVHELTALQAKALIAAQRPVPMRRIAEYLHAEPSNVTAIVDRLAGRGLVERRPDPADRRVKLVAATEAGLAVAADLRGRTPFATDPLAPLTAPQRAALRDLLRLVAEAEAGSATAAAAEAAGTAE, from the coding sequence ATGCCACCGGATCCCCTGACCTCGGAGGTCGCCGGGCTCTTCGCGGCGATCAGCCGCCGCTACGCGCGCGAGTCCGAGGCCGCCGCCGCCGTCCACGAGCTCACCGCGCTCCAGGCGAAGGCGCTCATCGCGGCGCAGCGGCCCGTGCCGATGCGCCGGATCGCCGAGTACCTGCACGCCGAGCCGTCCAACGTCACCGCGATCGTGGACCGGCTGGCCGGGCGCGGGCTGGTCGAGCGCCGGCCCGACCCGGCCGACCGCCGGGTCAAGCTGGTGGCCGCCACCGAGGCGGGCCTCGCCGTCGCGGCCGACCTGCGCGGCCGCACGCCGTTCGCCACCGACCCGCTGGCCCCGCTCACTGCCCCGCAGCGCGCGGCGCTGCGCGACCTGCTGCGCCTGGTCGCCGAGGCCGAGGCAGGGAGCGCGACGGCGGCAGCCGCCGAAGCGGCCGGGACGGCCGAGTAG
- a CDS encoding SDR family NAD(P)-dependent oxidoreductase, translating to MTSTSTASAPAFAAGTRTVLITGTSSGIGLAAAVAAAGAGWRVIATMRDTSRAEALLTAAAAAGVELEVRTLDVTDPASVAACLAGLDRLDAVVNNAGSGHVGTLEQEEVAEVRAVMEVNFFGVLHVTKAALPLLREAGGRVVTVTSVGGVVGQPFNEAYCAAKFAAEGFMESLAPVAASVGVGVCVVEPGAVASEFVANVGVAEDAVAQAGPYGKALEAYLARTRSAFAGAQTPAEVGAQIAELLSMPELPFRVQTSEVARAFTALKLADQDGSAVQALTGSWVA from the coding sequence ATGACCTCCACCTCCACCGCCTCCGCACCCGCCTTCGCCGCCGGCACCCGCACGGTGCTGATCACCGGCACCTCCTCCGGCATCGGCCTGGCGGCCGCGGTGGCCGCGGCCGGAGCCGGCTGGCGGGTGATCGCGACGATGCGCGACACCTCCCGCGCCGAGGCGCTGCTCACGGCGGCCGCCGCAGCCGGCGTCGAGCTGGAGGTCCGCACGCTGGACGTGACCGACCCGGCCTCGGTCGCGGCCTGCCTGGCCGGTCTGGACCGGCTCGACGCGGTGGTCAACAACGCCGGGTCCGGTCACGTCGGCACCCTGGAGCAGGAGGAGGTGGCCGAGGTCCGCGCGGTGATGGAGGTCAACTTCTTCGGCGTGCTGCACGTGACCAAGGCGGCGCTGCCGCTGCTGCGCGAGGCCGGCGGCCGGGTGGTGACGGTCACCAGCGTCGGGGGAGTGGTGGGCCAGCCGTTCAACGAGGCGTACTGCGCGGCGAAGTTCGCGGCCGAGGGCTTCATGGAGTCGCTGGCGCCGGTGGCGGCCTCGGTGGGCGTCGGGGTGTGCGTGGTGGAGCCGGGCGCGGTGGCGAGCGAGTTCGTGGCCAACGTCGGCGTGGCCGAGGACGCCGTCGCCCAGGCCGGCCCGTACGGCAAGGCGCTGGAGGCCTACCTGGCCCGCACCCGCAGCGCCTTCGCCGGCGCCCAGACCCCGGCGGAGGTCGGCGCGCAGATCGCCGAGCTGCTGAGCATGCCCGAGCTGCCCTTCCGGGTCCAGACCTCCGAGGTGGCCCGGGCGTTCACCGCCCTCAAGCTCGCCGACCAGGACGGTTCGGCGGTCCAGGCCCTCACCGGCAGCTGGGTCGCCTGA